The sequence GATATTTGTTGAGATTGAAATACTAATCATTCTAATTTTTCAACTAAATTTTTTTCAGATGATCACTCTCATAGTCAAATAtagagtaataaaaaaaatttgcggAGCATTTTATTCATTcaaaactatttatttatttctaaaaattaataatgattATTAGATATGTCGAATCAAAATTTAGAATTCAATTAGTTTGATGGATTAATGTGATTTGATCGGAAATGATACATCTCTACTAAAATGTGGAATTAAGAAACATAATGAAGTCGTTAAGATTGAGTTAATGGAGTATGTGAGCGTTTGACTAATGATTAGGAGTTTAGTTATATCTATCAATATCTTTTCTAGCGAGTTTGTCTTACAGGGCTTACCTAGTACGGTTTACCTGGCTAACATGATTTGCAAGTTACTGCGTCAGTTTGGAGATTCACTCACTCAGTGCATACCAAAAGATAATTGATCGAAGGTTCTCACGTCTTtagaaaaacacaattaaaaTCTATGGAAGATTAAacgaaatatatttttaaatgatgaaaatatacAATCATAAATATATCCGAACAATTTGGCAAATATCATGCCCCCTAATTTTGTCCTTGTGGTATCTGGGATCTGACTTTGTATTTTAATGCTCAAGGCTCCAATAGTCCAATAgagttcaataaaaataattaatttaaataatcgaAATATTTTGCCACTATATACAAACACAATAATGGAGCATGAAATGATCAATCTTGATTCTTACAACATTGATCCCTTCAGTCTTTCCTCCATTCAAGACAGGTTAATTCGAAAATCCCGCATGAACTTACAACCAAACCCAGAAGTCTTCACACGAACGAGACTAATATAATACACAGAATACATGGAAGTGTTTCTAATTTTAATTCTCAGGTTCCGTAATCAGAAAGAACTGCAAAAAGTTGATAACAGAGGATGGCCAACACATATGGATTCTATTCCTCCTTCATCGACTGCTTGAGATATCCTTTCTTCATTATCTTAAGACATCTCTTCAGAAGCCAAGAATCTACTAACTTCTCTGGAAAACAATGCACCAAAAACCACAGAAGATTGTGCGGCCAGTAAGGGGCAGATCGAGGTTCGTAGCCTATCTGACGCAAAGCAGCATGTGCATAACCATCTGTTGATGCAACAATAAAGGAAGATCTTCTGATCGATGTCATTTTTGTAGCCACAAACAAAGGTACCTACATTTGGAGACAAATGCAGCGGTTTTATAACCAAGCAACTGATTTTTATATGCAATTAATGTGATAGAGGTGAAATGAATAGAAATATTGTGCATCAATGTTGTAGAGCATGGAAAATTTTGAGACATCTAAGGATACTTGACTCGAAGAACAAGAAGAACATCACAGGAATTCCGTCGCAAATGATCGAGACAAACTTTTGAAGCCGATAAAGTCCAAAGCTGTGCTTAGATAGAAGATCGGCTTGAAGTTAATCCATCAAATGTACTACCCTCAGATGCAGGACTAGAACAGTTTGTCATTTTATATACTTGACAGAAGATTACTTTTTTGAAAGAAACATTAACAATTCAACGAAATGCAGGCtgcagaaaaaaaataaatcctaAAGAAACCAGATGATAAGGATATCAATGGCATAAACTTGATCTGGAAGCAGAATGTACCTGACACTGCACATCAATTCCCTTATCCTCGTATTCGACGTGAAGCCATCTTGAGAACCGATCGATATAACAGATAGACACCAACCGATCTCATCAGAATTATCATTATAAAGAGAATGAACTCATTTCATCCGATTATAACTACTGTTAAAAAAGGATATCACCCATGACACAACTTGCCAATACAATTCAAATatacataacaaataaaatCTGATTTTCCACTGTGAGCTTTCCTTGAAATATGTAAACCCACCATGAACCATCAACAGTTTAGATCAGTCATATCCAGCCCTATAATAACTTGAATCCAAAAATCTTTACTCCAAGTTCAGATTAACTCGTCAGGAAATTCtcaggttcttaattggacttgcAATGCAGCCAAATAATTTCGTGTTTGCAGCAGCAATCGTAAATAAAGTCTTTACCACGTGAAACTATGGAATCAAAACAAACGTTCCCCTACAAGAACGGCAGCTCTTTCTGTTCCATTCCGTTCAACCACACATATATTGGATCCACAAAACAAaagcattaaaaaaaaagattaaaaacaaaAGACTTGACAGAAAATGGTCACGTTTTAGTGGCAGCATAAACAGAATAGAGAGGATAAGAAGGAATGACAACAGCAGCACCAGATCCCATATTCAAAATAGCTCCCCTTTTCCTCTTAACCATCCCCGGCAAAACAGCCTGAGTCACTCTTGTAGTACCCTCGACATTAATCCTAATCAAATCATTCATCAACTTTTCATCCACTTCATGAAAGAACCTCGCGAAAGGATAAGAGATTCCAACGTTGTTAATCAAAATTCCAACATCTAACCCCTCAATCACCTCCTTGATCCTCCCAACGCCGTCCTGTGAATCCCCGGAGAAATCCACGACCACAGTCTTGATCTGGGTCGACCCGTATTTGGATACAATGAAATCCGAAACCTCCTTCAGCTTATCCGGGCTCCGGCCCACGAGAACCAGATTCAGCCCTTTTCTAGCCAGCTGAAAAGCGAAGGCTTTGCCTATACCGTCCGTAGGGCCAGTGACCACAGCCCATGATCCATATTTCTCCAGATTCTTTCCGGGTCGGAGGAAATAGATGTAGAAGCAGCTGAGGATGGATAGTAAGCGCTTCAGAATGGATAAAGAATCGATAGTTAGATTTGAGCTGCTCTAGGGTGCAGTCCGCCATTAGTGAGTGAGGAATGGTAGAAATGATTGAGGCTATATGATAATTATGGTTCGGAGAAAACAAATTGGGTATTCAAGAGTTTGTCGAAGAGAATGAGCTGAATTTCAGCACGTCAACCACAATCAAACATAGTTGAATCATGTCAATTTATGTCAACATTGACAATCATatattgaatatataattttttttatatatatttcatccTATATTacttcgatacagatatgaacacagttaatatataacataacaaaacatacatacatacatacatacatatattggACTCATAAATTGAATCAGAGTCAAACATAATTGAAATCGATGTACtatatataaagttatttatgaagtaaaataataataaaaactacatatattatttgatcatgttCACACGAAAATGATTCATGATCATTTGCTCATAATAATTATAATCCTTACAATCATCATCAATATGAATCGAAGATGCGATATTGATAATTATTGTTTTGCCAAAAACTTTATAATatctcaaatcttttaaattatacaaCAATTCAAACGCCACATTCAAATgacatataaaattattatatccaACAACAACCACAATatgtttttgaataaaaaagttGTTTGTGAATataattgaatatttaaataaatttgtaattgaaaaaaaaaataatttcccaGCATAATTAATGAAATCCCTAATTTTTCGATATTTATCTTGTGTTAATTATGGTATCACATGCTTCAAGTCGAATTGAACAATCCAATTCGGACagctataaattaaattttcgtTTCTCttcaatatatatgtatagaGTTGTAATCCATAATACATTAAATACACATTATAtttagtaaaaatttatgtgTTGTCGCAATAGCTTTTGAGGTGATCTTAGTAACATTAAATCAAAGTGCCTGTATTACAATCGAGAGTGTCGGACTTGAAGAAACTTACACTACGAATTAAACCATCTTTCTAAACCAAATTAGTATGTTCTAGTACGTGAAAACTCACTTTCATCATGACTAGTTTATGGCGTTTCGATAAATATTTAGTTTTGCAAAAATACGTTAGGATAGTGGTGGTGTGAACCAAGTATTTAGAAGCAAATTTCAGGCAACAAGGCGTGAGATGGAGATAGAGCACAACTCTATGGAACTGCTGAGGTTAAACTAGGGTCGTCACCTGATGACATTACTCAATTCATTCTATGGAAACATGTTACCGAGAAGCATTCTCCACAAACACCACAAAAGCAAAACCAAACATTACAAAAATTATGTTGGTATTCTCCTACACCCATGTTTCTAACTTCTACAACAAATGAAATAGGGGATGAGAGAAACTACCAGAAGCAGCGAAAAATGGGACATACGATGTAAAACAATACGTCTTGGGTCCACCGATGAAGTTCAGCTTCTGCTTATTTTTCTTCAGAAGAGCAATGTTATATGACAGTTTGCACGAATATAAATTGCCATGTTTATCAATTATATCACCCCGGAAGAAAAGGTATGGCATGAAATGAGCTGGCTTATTGTCGAGTAATTTACCTTATCAAAGTTGAAAAGAGACAGGAAACTAATGTTTCCTTGAAAGCCCCAGAAACACAGTAGCCGATGAGACTTGAACTCTAAGATCAGTAACATCAACATCGTGTCCGCCTTCAACCATACCCCATTTATCAACCTGTAAATCTTCCTCCAGCCGAATCAACTCAATAGCCTGCTCAATGTTCAACTTGCCACGAAAAATTCCAATTGCAATGATCAATGAATGTGCAGATGCAGCAAGTGCATCAATTGCAGCCAGCTCAGAGTTATCGGTCTTTTGAAGAAGGTTCTCAATGGCATTAACAAGACCCTCCTCTTGCTTGCCACCAAAAAAACTGGTGTAAGTAACGGGCTTAaagccaaattccaactccagCCACCTAAGTAAAGGATCTAGTTTTTCCACTTGGCGATCtgcaattaataaatataaattggtAATCAAAACATACTAGATGAAACCCCAAAATACAGAAAAATGCTTTCTTCACGCATATGAATTTTACTTGAGCAATGAAAGGTTTTACATGTTAGTACTGACAGTGTGTTTGCAGGAAAAATTCTCCAAGCTATTTAACATGGAATGACATGAGGCATTTAAAGAGAAGCGGCACCGCTTGAAATATAACTGTGAATACCCAGGAGATCACTCGTTAAAGGATCATCTCCAGGAGCTCGACAAAAAACCAGATCTTGATTGaatttcttcatcaaattttcaataatCTTCGGCCGAGTGATAGGAACTCTTTCTAATGCAGTACATGCAAGTTTCATCAGAGGCATTGTAAAGGGTCTAATTCCATCTGCCAGCTACAAATTGGAAAAATTTCATCATTTGGTCTACTCGTCTCTTAAAACACGAATTCAATTTAGTTAAATGTAGCTATAAACTGCAAGGCACAAAAGAATTGAGATACAGGATAGCTAGTCACACAAAAAAGCACTACCAAAAAAATTTGTTCGCATCAATTCATATTGAAATCGACACATGAGCagatagaaaaataaataacagaAATCGCAGGAAAACCATATCAACAGAATTGAATGATTTCTTAAAAATGCAAATAACCGAATAGAGGGAGAAAATGGAGCTATCGCCtccaaatcttaaattttttatttttatgcataaattttttaaaccgcTCCTGAATGCGAGTCATCCATAGAAGAACAGAAAAATTTCATAATAACGGATTCATCATAACCCATCAATGAGGAAGCTTAGATCATATAAATACATTACACGGTATCGACTAAAAAACATAGTCAAGGGGGAACCTGATAGTCCCATTCAAGAGCAATGGCTTTCGCAAGAGCTAAAGTAGGGCATTTCAGAGGTCTCTTTGAAGGGGATTTGAGAGTCCTGTAGTCTAGCATTACGGTCCATCCGTTGCCATCGTCAGCTTCTCTGGTGGTCACTTCTTTGTAGAATCGTTTGCCCACTATCGAACCGGTCATGAATGACGTGGGCATCGTCACGGATGAGGATGATTTAGACGACGTCGCTCTGGGGGAGATTTTGAGGAACAGATGGTCATTGTTATCTGTAGCTGCGGCGGATTTCGGGTCTTCAGAAGAAAAGGTGAAGGATGGGGACGGTTCAGGATCTCCGGCCGCAACGGAGACGCCGCTGAGTCGGCGGAGGGTAGAGATCGGAACCTTGAGGATGGTGGGGTTTAGGGTTTTCCTGATCACCGCTGACGCCATTTGTATCGAGGAAGAGTTAAATGGGAATCGGGAGCTATGTTTGTCTGAATAACCTGGATAACTTTGGGAGTGAAGGGTCCGACCCGAGTCCAAATTTCTTAGATCCAAATTCACAGGTGCAGGCCCGTAAATAAAAGGGCCGAGGTTTCTAACCCACGGTGCTTgggaatttaattaatattaaaaataacctcgtttGTTAAATATTTCACAATAATCTTGTATAAAATTTATCTTTAATAAAGATCctaaactaaaattttttttactactaCAACTAAGAGAATTATTTTTTCCGAAAAAATATTTGACCCATATTATTccccaaataattattgaaataaatgtATTATACTACATAGTTTTCAGTTTACCACAAGTTTTTTTATTGGTCTAAAAAGATAcgagtttattataattattaaattataataaatattttcgatgcattgatattataattggattctaatattttattttaatgatgtaccaaatcataattttttcatcaacattttacaaattattaatataagtaataagtttaatgataaataaattattactcCATAGTTGAATAGGAGAATAATATCAAGGTCCGTTTGAAGCAACACTCCTGCACGGTATGGTTTGGACACATCGGCTGAGTACTGCCACCGCGACCAATCGACGTACATGAACATGCTCAAACCAACCCCAACTGCAGGAATATTTACCGACGTCCCCTCCAAATCCAAAGACCATTCCAAGTTCACCAACAACACAGGCGGCCCCATGTTTCGTCCATCTTACAGATCCAAAAGTATGACAAAGTAAGTGCAGATTCATCTTCATACAAGCATACAACTCTATTTGAAGACGACAAAATCACTTCTTCCGTGGTGGATCCCTGCTAAGTCCATGCCTTTTTAGAGTTCTGATGTAATTTCTCATGAGAGCGAACTTACAGCTACCGAGATGATAAAAGTAATCCCATGTAAAAATGCCCGTTTTATGCAGGTCATCAAAGACTAATCTGTATCAATCGCAAAAAAGGTAAAGTCTTGATTAAATCAACAGATAATGTTTCCAGAACTTGATCCCATGATTTCTGGCAGAATTATACCTCACCCCATAGTTTCCAATAGGTTCTGCTGACATGATTCCCACATGACTCCTTCCAGATATAACCTGATTCAATTCAAGTTTTCGTTATAACTTTGAAACAATAAAGCAACAAATAGTGAGAAGTTCTAATTCAAACAACATCATCCTTGAAAAGGGAATATCTCCAAGACAAGTATAAATTATTGAATGATGATGAAGTTAGTACTTCCCATCTCATTAATTTCATCTTTTAGAGTTCTTAGTACATGAGCTGGATATCTTGCAGTAGACTAATCTAATTATGCAGAATAATATTCATCTGAGTTCAGTACCTTTTCAACCCCAATTGTTCTGATCTTACTGTCAACAGCCGGGCTATATATTCTCAAATACTCAGCTGACAAAATATATGCACTGCCATTGTTATATTCCACCTTTACCTGATACAAGGTCACAACTAACTTAAATTTATCTATGTAATGGCCATACATAAGAGATAccaaaaaagtttaaaaaaaacagCACGTAGCCACGAACCATTTGTTGAGACGATaaccaaatataaaatatactaGTGCGTCGACGCACTCGTTGCgtgcttgtataatattttttataattcatttgatttata comes from Primulina huaijiensis isolate GDHJ02 chromosome 17, ASM1229523v2, whole genome shotgun sequence and encodes:
- the LOC140963061 gene encoding uncharacterized protein; the encoded protein is MASAVIRKTLNPTILKVPISTLRRLSGVSVAAGDPEPSPSFTFSSEDPKSAAATDNNDHLFLKISPRATSSKSSSSVTMPTSFMTGSIVGKRFYKEVTTREADDGNGWTVMLDYRTLKSPSKRPLKCPTLALAKAIALEWDYQLADGIRPFTMPLMKLACTALERVPITRPKIIENLMKKFNQDLVFCRAPGDDPLTSDLLDRQVEKLDPLLRWLELEFGFKPVTYTSFFGGKQEEGLVNAIENLLQKTDNSELAAIDALAASAHSLIIAIGIFRGKLNIEQAIELIRLEEDLQVDKWGMVEGGHDVDVTDLRVQVSSATVFLGLSRKH
- the LOC140963156 gene encoding uncharacterized protein isoform X1 — protein: MKRIIEGGIRSLNTVTESLPRLTKFSLHAPKTVKVEYNNGSAYILSAEYLRIYSPAVDSKIRTIGVEKVISGRSHVGIMSAEPIGNYGVRLVFDDLHKTGIFTWDYFYHLGSCKFALMRNYIRTLKRHGLSRDPPRKK
- the LOC140963156 gene encoding uncharacterized protein isoform X2 — its product is MKRIIEGGIRSLNTVTESLPRLTKFSLHAPKTVKVEYNNGSAYILSAEYLRIYSPAVDSKIRTIGVEKVISGRSHVGIMSAEPIGNYGISL